Proteins encoded together in one Microcebus murinus isolate Inina chromosome 18, M.murinus_Inina_mat1.0, whole genome shotgun sequence window:
- the LOC105866826 gene encoding uncharacterized protein LOC105866826, whose product MMESTLDFINDSEPHGSSLGETIPILTFLRTLIFLFICICYVFIKPVKPTRNYIIFIKHQGRAKRRRNGATLRAQRMTPIEAAERQRLLSSTERPLQHSHMNIIFHLHHPAHPHPLCELCHKTARKAPPSLLRESLHAAAPSAAPFASSTASPSASLPGLLPPAPPPHPSAPQPLAVPHPSGHTPRARPLLKPEATVSWENILFFGLRLSRDIDPFRLSSPATHLIHARARHHAPPAPSAPPPPDGTLAVTPPKPVPALQNLGLDIFSPVRAREPTPLFPLKRGTDPANLTVSAFLWWQPHAQDLFPSKWAPCDFKKQLLALHCSEASYAGDPAASLGVSASLSLPNSALLAVWERLVSKRGNFLMWKGVEQYVGSILNHLRPGEHLTASGTTLAAAATQQGAPGSFPRCSSEGKAAELHLSPRPLHPDTSEDEQQQKHLELLWQLLSLCGKSLHSVVLVQDSCLPTLVFITTSSRTFKAEGFLAIDHLHVLCLPQTLPQSQSLTLTQVRPLAPFLSPPRLPPPGPLGPIRIRGVSFLQKKTGVHCQPRLITPGYGSCNTCRTHGCRSLVTLHRETRAMSMSMCHRPLSWVSFIRGHGRKDLQYLLFSPPSFRETSSKIPLKKDASKNQELSKKNGAKVHLSTKNSKHGISKSTGRSLKEFLGEKVRTTKSAPSLHHPLPASSPAGKGAQGDLRPSPSGANCELPEKVWRAEDGRQTGLQPPQGSTDDMLQESPGSTTSPATPTEGQPPDQPRLRKRMLRLWQWLRKPRRKPKGQKNCLWEGSSLSSQETSSTALLGGPQHPPSSPSRAQGVHGPPATPSRPQNTGRIRKLFPCIC is encoded by the exons ATGATGGAGAGCACTCTTGATTTTATAAATGACTCTGAGCCACATGGCTCATCCTTAGGGGAGACAATCCCTATCCTCACCTTCTTGAGGACTCTGATTTTCCTATTCATATGTATTTGCTATGTTTTTATAAAACCTGTTAAACCCACCCGGAATTATATAATCTTCATAAAG CACCAGGGCAGagcaaagaggaggaggaacgGCGCGACCCTGAGGG CTCAGAGAATGACCCCGATAGAGGCCGCGGAGAGACAGAGGCTACTGTCTTCCACGGAAAG ACCCCTGCAACACAGCCATATGAACATCATCTTCCATCTACATCACCCGGCACACCCACACCCCCTCTGTGAGCTGTGCCACAAAACAGCAAGGAAAGCCCCACCATCCCTGCTCAGGGAATCCCTCCATGCTGCTGCTCCCTCTGCGGCTCCTTTCGCCTCCAGCACCGCCTCGCCGTCAGCAAGCCTTCCAGGactcctgcctccagcccctccGCCCCACCCTTCTGCGCCCCAGCCTCTTGCCGTTCCCCATCCCTCAGGTCACACTCCACGAGCACGGCCGCTTCTCAAACCAGAGGCCACTGTCTCGTGGGAGAATATCCTGTTTTTCGGCCTCCGCCTTTCCCGAGACATCGATCCCTTTCGCCTTTCATCCCCGGCCACGCATCTCATACACGCCCGTGCTCGTCACCACGCACCGCCAGCCCCGTCTGCTCCACCACCGCCAGACGGCACTTTAGCCGTGACTCCACCTAAACCGGTTCCCGCCCTTCAGAACCTTGGTCTGGACATATTCTCTCCGGTTAGGGCTCGTGAACCGACCCCTCTTTTCCCTCTAAAGAGAGGCACTGACCCTGCAAACCTGACAGTGTCAGCATTCCTCTGGTGGCAGCCTCATGCCCAGGACTTGTTCCCCTCCAAATGGGCACCATGTGATTTTAAGAAGCAGCTTCTCGCCCTCCACTGTTCTGAAGCCTCATATGCAGGAGACCCTGCAGCCAGCCTCGGAGTGTCtgcttccctctccctgcccaacTCTGCCCTGCTGGCTGTCTGGGAGAGACTAGTTAGCAAGAGGGGGAATTTCCTCATGTGGAAGGGAGTGGAACAATACGTGGGCTCCATTCTAAACCATCTGAGGCCAGGCGAACATCTCACTGCTTCAGGGACCACGTTGGCAGCAGCTGCCACTCAGCAGGGCGCCCCAGGTTCCTTCCCTCGCTGCAGCAGCGAAGGGAAAGCAGCGGAGCTGCACCTGAGCCCACGGCCCCTGCATCCTGACACCTCAGAAGAcgaacagcagcaaaaacacctggagctGCTCTGGCAGCTGCTGTCTCTGTGTGGCAAGTCCCTGCACTCTGTGGTCCTTGTCCAAGACAGCTGTCTCCCCACATTAGTCTTCATCACCACAAGCTCACGAACCTTCAAAGCTGAAGGATTCCTGGCTATTGACCACCTCCACGTTCTGTGCTTGCCCCAAACCCTGCCCCAGTCTCAgtccctaacccttacccaggtcCGGCCTCTGGCCCCATTTCTATCCCCACCCCGCCTCCCACCACCTGGGCCGCTAGGCCCGATTCGGATCCGTGGAGTGAGTTTCCTTCAGAAGAAAACTGGAGTCCACTGTCAACCCAGGCTCATAACACCCGGGTATGGCTCATGCAACACCTGCCGCACCCATGGGTGTCGGTCACTAGTAACTCTTCACAGAGAAACTCGTGCCATGTCCATGTCAATGTGCCATCGTCCCCTCTCCTGGGTTTCGTTCATACGGGGTCATGGCAGAAAAGACCTTCAATATTTGCTCTTCAGCCCACCTAGCTTCCGAGAGACCAGCTCAAAAATCCCACTAAAGAAGGATGCCAGCAAGAATCAGGAACTAAGTAAGAAGAATGGCGCAAAAGTTCATCTGAgcacaaaaaattcaaaacatggaATCTCCAAGTCCACAGGAAGAAGCTTAAAAGAATTTCTTGGAGAAAAAGTCAGAACAACAAAATCAGCTCCCAGCCTACAtcatcccctccctgcctcatCCCCTGCGGGAAAGGGGGCACAGGGAGACCTAAGACCGTCCCCCTCTGGTGCCAACTGTGAACTTCCAGAGAAGGTCTGGAGAGCTGAGGATGGCAGGCAGACTGGCCTGCAGCCCCCTCAGGGCAGCACAGACGACATGTTACAGGAGTCCCCTGGGAGCACTACTTCCCCAGCCACGCCAACGGAGGGACAGCCTCCGGATCAACCACGCTTGAGAAAGCGAATGCTCCGACTGTGGCAGTGGCTTCGTAAGCCCAGAAGAAAGCCCAAGGGGCAAAAGAATTGTCTGTGGGAGGGCAGCTCCCTGTCGTCTCAGGAGACTTCCTCAACTGCCCTCCTTGGGGGGCCTCAGCACCCTCCCAGCTCCCCCTCCAGGGCTCAGGGAGTCCACGGTCCTCCGGCCACCCCTTCCCGTCCTCAGAACACTGGAAGAATTAGGAAACTTTTCCCCTGCATTTGCTGA